The genomic region ACCGCAAGGGAAAATGAGGTTGTTGCTCCTGCAGACGGAAAAATAGTTGTCATTGAAGAGGTAGAAGAGCCTGAGTTTTTCAAAGACAAAAGAATTCAAGTTTCAATTTTCATGTCTCCAATTAACGTTCATGTTAATAGATACCCAATCAGTGGTACTGTGAAATACTCCAAATATCATCCTGGAAAATACCTTGTAGCATGGCATCCCAAATCGTCTACATTGAATGAACGAACTACAGTAGTAGTTGAAAATGATAAAATAGCACTTCTATTTCGTCAAATTGCAGGCGCAGTTGCCAGAAGAATTGTACTCTACGCTAAGAAAGATGCTGTTGCCAAAAGAGGTGAGGATTATGGATTCATTAAATTCGGCTCAAGAGTAGATGTTTTTTTTCCACTTGGGACAAAGATAAATGTTGAAATGAATCAAGTTGTGAAAGGAAACAAAACTGTACTAGCTACATATTAATTTTTTTTAGTAACTTCGAAGAAGCTAAAACCATACACAAATGCAAAAATTAATTTTTATTTTATTATTCGGATTTTTATCCGCTAATATGATTGCTCAGACAACCACTTCTTCAAAATCTGAAGATGTAAAAGTTGAGCAAACCGTTAAAAAATGTTCTTCCGAAGAGGCTAAAAAATGCTCTTCTAAAGAAGAAAAAAAGTGCTCTAGTAGTGATGCGAAAGCAAGTTCAGAGAAATCTAAATCTTGTTGCAAAGGTGAAAAAGCGACATGCTCTAAGGAAGAAGTAAAGGAAACTTCAGCTAAAAAATGTTCTAAAGGTGACGCATGTTGCACAAAAACGGGCAAGAAAGTGGCTAACTGCGATAATAAAAAACAAGGTTGTTGCAGTTCAAAACAGAAACCAACAAGCTAAACATTTTAATAATTTATTAAAACTCGAATGGAAATTCTCTGTTCGAGTTTTTTTTTCTTCACACTCAATAAAGTTCAGAATGCACTTCTATCACCAATTGGCAAATGGAATTCGTATTGTTCACAAAAAGACCAATAGAGCAGTAGCTCATTGCGGATTGATTATTAAGGGTGGCTCAAGAGATGAACAAGAACACGAGCAAGGTCTGGCACACTTTATTGAGCACGTTATATTCAAAGGCACACACAAAAGAAAAGCTTTTCATATACTAAGTCGAATGGAAGATGTTGGTGGCGAAATAAACGCTTTCACCACTAAAGAAGAAACGTGTATTCATTCCTCATTCATTCCAAAATATTACGAACGCTCATTAGAACTACTTAGCGATATAATTTTCAATTCTAGTTTCCCTAAAAAAGAATTGGAAAAAGAGAAAACAGTTGTTTTAGATGAAATCAATTATTACAAAGACAATCCATCAGAATTAATTTTTGATGAATTTGAAGAGCAAATGTTTGGAAATCATTCATTGGGAAAAAATATTTTAGGAACTCCAAAACACATAAATTCTTTTGATAAAAATATGATTAACGAGTTTATTAAAAGAAATTACCTCACTCATGAAATAGTTATAAGTTCAGTAGGAGATATTTCTATGGATAAGTTAATTTCATTAGCGGAAAAACATTTTTCTTATATTCCTAAAAGTCAAACTGATAGAAATCAAATAGAATTTTCTAACTATAAAAAAAAGCAAGTCACTTCTAATAAAAAAGGCTTTCAATCGCATTGTATTATTGGCAATGTAGCTTATGGTGTAAAACACCCTAAAAAGACTCCATTAACACTTTTAAATAATATTTTGGGCGGCCCAGGAATGAACTCAAGGTTAAATTTAGCGATACGAGAAAAATACGGCTTTACATACTCAATTGAGTCTAATTATACTCCTTACAGTGATATAGGTATATTCTCAGTTTATCTGGCCTCAGACACGGATAAAATTAATAGAAGTATAAAGCTGACTAAAAGAGAACTCATAAAATTATGTGAAAAACCGCTTGGTACTTTACAACTCAAAAAAGCTAAACAACAATTGATTGGTCAAATAGCTATAGGTCAAGAAAATGAAGTAAATTTGATGTTATCGCTAGCAAAAAGTGTTTTACTTTACAATAAAGTTGATACTTTTGAAATCGTAAAAGAAAAAGTGGAAGCGGTAAGCTCTACACAAATACTTGAAGTGGCAAATGAAATTTTTGATGAAGATAAACTCTCACATCTGATTTATAAAGTATAATGGAATTTTTACCTAAAAACATCGACGACTACGCCTGTAGTCATACTCAAAATGAAAGCCCTATCTTATCTGAACTCAATAGAGAAACATGGGCAAAAGTATTAATCCCCAGAATGTTGTCAGGACATCTACAAGGGAGAGCATTGAGCATGTTTAGTAAGATGATTCAACCACGAGTAATTCTAGAGATTGGAACATACACAGGCTATTCTGCTATTTGTTTATCTGAAGGCCTTAAAGAAGGTGGTAAACTCTACACAATAGATATTAATGAAGAGCTTGAGTCAATGTCTTCTTCTTATTTTGAAAAAGCAGGAATAAAAGACAATGTAAAGCAATATGTAGGAAATGCATTAGAAATAATCCCTACTCTTAATGATAGCTTTGATTTAGTGTTCATTGATGCTGATAAAGAAAATTACTCCAACTACTTTGATATTGTTATTGATAAAATACCAGTTGGTGGTTTTATCATTGCAGATAATGTATTGTGGAGCGGAAAAGTAGCTGAAGATGTGAAAGAAAATGATTCTGAAACAAAAGCATTGATAGATTATAATACCAAAATTCAACAAAGTGAAAGAGTAGAAAATTTGCTTTTGCCAGTAAGAGATGGTTTAATGATATGTCAAAAAGTAAAATGAGTAAAGTTTCTTTCGATAACACAGAAATAGCTTTTAAGTCTAAATCCACATCTGATTTACAAAAGTCCTATTGGTTATTTAAGTTAGTTAGCAATAATGCATTAGTGAAATTAGGACCAACTCTACTAAATATTGCATTCTTCCTTAGATTACCCATTAAGTCTATCATCAAAAACACCATTTTTAAACAATTCTGTGGTGGCGAATCAATAAAGGACTGTGAAGAACGTATTCAATCACTAGCAATATATAATGTCCAGACTATCCTTGACTATTCCGTTGAAGGCGAAAGCAATAAAGAAAACTTTGATTTAACTGCTAACGAAATTATCAAAACTATTGAGCGAGCTAAAGAGGATGAAAATATCCCTTTTGCTGTCTTCAAAACTTCAGGTTTAGCCCGAATAGAATTATTAGAAAAAGTAAGTTCGAACATATCATTAAACGAAAATGAAAAAGAAGAGTTTAAACGTTTAAAAGAAAGAGTGAAAAGCATTTGTCAAAAAGCATTTGATTTTGATGTTCGAATTTTTATAGATGCCGAAGAGAGTTGGATTCAAAATGTAATAGACGATCTAGCAATTTCTATGATGAGAACGTATAACACTGACAAAGCCATAGTTTATAATACTCTTCAAATGTACCGATGGGATAGAATAGCCTTTTTGAAGCAATCATATGCGGATGCTGAAAATGGGAACTACTTTTTAGGACTAAAAATTGTTAGAGGGGCTTACATGGAAAAAGAGCGTGAGCGGTCTTCTGAATTTGGGTATTCCTCTCCTATTCAGAAAGACAAAAAAAGTTGCGATCAGGACTATGACTTAGCCCTAGCCTACTGTATAAATCATATTGATAAAATTGCACTTTGTGCTGGCACTCATAATGAAAAAAGCTCCTTGAAATTAATTGATTTAATGAGAGAAAATAATATACTGAAAGATGATAAAAGGGTTTATTTTTCTCAACTTTTAGGCATGAGTGACCACATCAGTTTTAACCTTGCTAATGAGGGCTTCAATGTGGTAAAATATATGCCGTATGGACCTGTTAAACTTGTGATGCCATATCTCATAAGAAGAGCTCAAGAGAACACTTCTATTTCTGGACAAACAGGTAGAGAACTGAGTTTAATAATTAAAGAGAAAACTAGGAGAGCTACCTAATTACAAGAGCATGTATCTTCACCTAAGGAAAAGCTTTTAAGCTTCACTTTATCCTCACACAGTTCAAAAGACACTTCAAGTTCGTCTTTTTCTACCAAGTAAAGTTTGCAAGGTGTAGTATTTTTATCACTCAAATCAAAGTTAACTTCTCCTCCTTCAAAAACATCTAAAACATCGGCTTGTTCAACATCTAAGCATTCCATTAAACATTGAGCCTCATTACTAAAGTAAATGGTGTCTTGATTGAGATGGTAAAGCACTCTATAATCTAAACTAAAATATTGGGTGTATTCTGTAAACCTGCCTGGAAAGGCAAATCTAATTATCATAACTCCAAGAAGAATACCAAAGAAAAAGATTCCGAAACGTCTGAACATTAAATACTGGCTATAATTAAATTAATCTCTTTATAATTTAGGTTGAACCATTGACCAACCATCTTATTTGTTAAAATTCCTTTGCAAATATATACCCCCTGACGCAACCCTACATCAGATGATATAACATTATCTAATCCTCCAAAATCTCCAATTCTTAGTATAATTGGAGTAAGTAAATTACTTAATGAATAAGATGCTGTTCGAGCTACTCTAGACGGAATATTTGGTACGCAATAATGAATAACGCCATACTTTTTAAATGTAGGCTTAGCATGATTAGTCAGTTCCGATGTTTCAAAGCAACCACCTTGATCAATACTTACGTCAATAATTACAGCACCATCTTTCATATCACTAACCATTTCTTCAGTTACCACACATGGTGTTCTTTTGTCTCCAGATCGTAAAGCACCTATAACAACATCGGCACGCTTTAGTGCCTTTGATAGAACTTTCGGCTGAATAATAGAAGTATAGACTCTAGTATTTAAGTCATTTTGCAGTCTTCTCAATTTCGATAATGAATTATCAAATACTTTCACTGATGCTCCAAGCCCCATTGATGAACGGGCAGCAAACTCACCAACAGTACCTGCGCCTATTATTACTACCTCTGTTGGCGTAACTCCAGCAATCCCACCCAGAAGCAAGCCTTTACCATCATTAGCATTACTCAGGCATTCTGACGCGATGAGCACAGAAGTATTACCAGCAATTTCACTCATAGAACGAATTAAAGGCATCATTCCTGAGTCATCTTGAATAAATTCGTAGGCCAGGCAAGTAATCTTTTTTTCAATCAATCGATTAATAAATTCTTGATTTCTAGTAGTAATCTGTAAGGCTGAAATTAA from Flavobacteriales bacterium harbors:
- a CDS encoding O-methyltransferase, with the translated sequence MEFLPKNIDDYACSHTQNESPILSELNRETWAKVLIPRMLSGHLQGRALSMFSKMIQPRVILEIGTYTGYSAICLSEGLKEGGKLYTIDINEELESMSSSYFEKAGIKDNVKQYVGNALEIIPTLNDSFDLVFIDADKENYSNYFDIVIDKIPVGGFIIADNVLWSGKVAEDVKENDSETKALIDYNTKIQQSERVENLLLPVRDGLMICQKVK
- a CDS encoding phosphatidylserine decarboxylase family protein; translated protein: MNLIHKEGYRIIATTIVLLLVINYLVSLSEIFWLNSLVQIASFIVLILVVQFFRNPKRVVTARENEVVAPADGKIVVIEEVEEPEFFKDKRIQVSIFMSPINVHVNRYPISGTVKYSKYHPGKYLVAWHPKSSTLNERTTVVVENDKIALLFRQIAGAVARRIVLYAKKDAVAKRGEDYGFIKFGSRVDVFFPLGTKINVEMNQVVKGNKTVLATY
- a CDS encoding proline dehydrogenase family protein, with product MSKSKMSKVSFDNTEIAFKSKSTSDLQKSYWLFKLVSNNALVKLGPTLLNIAFFLRLPIKSIIKNTIFKQFCGGESIKDCEERIQSLAIYNVQTILDYSVEGESNKENFDLTANEIIKTIERAKEDENIPFAVFKTSGLARIELLEKVSSNISLNENEKEEFKRLKERVKSICQKAFDFDVRIFIDAEESWIQNVIDDLAISMMRTYNTDKAIVYNTLQMYRWDRIAFLKQSYADAENGNYFLGLKIVRGAYMEKERERSSEFGYSSPIQKDKKSCDQDYDLALAYCINHIDKIALCAGTHNEKSSLKLIDLMRENNILKDDKRVYFSQLLGMSDHISFNLANEGFNVVKYMPYGPVKLVMPYLIRRAQENTSISGQTGRELSLIIKEKTRRAT
- a CDS encoding insulinase family protein, producing the protein MHFYHQLANGIRIVHKKTNRAVAHCGLIIKGGSRDEQEHEQGLAHFIEHVIFKGTHKRKAFHILSRMEDVGGEINAFTTKEETCIHSSFIPKYYERSLELLSDIIFNSSFPKKELEKEKTVVLDEINYYKDNPSELIFDEFEEQMFGNHSLGKNILGTPKHINSFDKNMINEFIKRNYLTHEIVISSVGDISMDKLISLAEKHFSYIPKSQTDRNQIEFSNYKKKQVTSNKKGFQSHCIIGNVAYGVKHPKKTPLTLLNNILGGPGMNSRLNLAIREKYGFTYSIESNYTPYSDIGIFSVYLASDTDKINRSIKLTKRELIKLCEKPLGTLQLKKAKQQLIGQIAIGQENEVNLMLSLAKSVLLYNKVDTFEIVKEKVEAVSSTQILEVANEIFDEDKLSHLIYKV
- a CDS encoding alanine dehydrogenase — its product is MTSTSISSLGSGNLLPQEEKLEIKKQSKSLFIGVPKEIAFQESRIAIVPDAVQLLVSHGHEVLIESTAGEGANFSDNEFSEAGAKIIFDTKEIYQADIILKVEPPTLEEIELMKGRQTLISALQITTRNQEFINRLIEKKITCLAYEFIQDDSGMMPLIRSMSEIAGNTSVLIASECLSNANDGKGLLLGGIAGVTPTEVVIIGAGTVGEFAARSSMGLGASVKVFDNSLSKLRRLQNDLNTRVYTSIIQPKVLSKALKRADVVIGALRSGDKRTPCVVTEEMVSDMKDGAVIIDVSIDQGGCFETSELTNHAKPTFKKYGVIHYCVPNIPSRVARTASYSLSNLLTPIILRIGDFGGLDNVISSDVGLRQGVYICKGILTNKMVGQWFNLNYKEINLIIASI
- a CDS encoding DUF4258 domain-containing protein, giving the protein MFRRFGIFFFGILLGVMIIRFAFPGRFTEYTQYFSLDYRVLYHLNQDTIYFSNEAQCLMECLDVEQADVLDVFEGGEVNFDLSDKNTTPCKLYLVEKDELEVSFELCEDKVKLKSFSLGEDTCSCN